From a single Streptomyces rubradiris genomic region:
- a CDS encoding ATP-binding protein, which translates to MPGVGQQDSLLHEGLAVHEPPAESASWRIALPHTAAAVPVARALVRTALTEVDHVTDCDTAELLTAELVANAVEHTAGRGPIELVVELRPTGCQVEVHDPDPAPPGRLTAPVLEEPDVWQEDGRGLLLIRALSSSCGHRPTPSGKAVWFRLPVVPARPRPA; encoded by the coding sequence ATGCCTGGAGTCGGACAGCAGGACAGCCTGCTCCATGAAGGACTCGCCGTGCACGAACCCCCCGCCGAATCGGCCTCCTGGCGCATCGCGCTGCCGCACACCGCGGCGGCGGTGCCCGTGGCGCGCGCCCTGGTGCGCACGGCCCTCACCGAGGTCGACCACGTGACCGACTGCGACACGGCCGAGCTGCTGACCGCCGAGCTGGTGGCCAACGCGGTGGAGCACACCGCCGGGCGCGGCCCGATAGAGCTGGTGGTGGAGTTGCGGCCGACCGGCTGCCAGGTCGAGGTGCACGACCCGGACCCGGCGCCGCCCGGCCGGCTGACCGCGCCGGTGCTCGAGGAGCCCGACGTGTGGCAGGAGGACGGGCGCGGGCTGCTGCTGATCCGGGCCCTGAGCTCCTCCTGCGGTCACCGCCCCACCCCCTCGGGCAAGGCGGTGTGGTTCAGACTGCCTGTGGTTCCCGCTCGGCCCCGGCCGGCGTGA